The genomic stretch GCGGCCCCCCAGCCGTAAGATCCCTATCGATTTACTCCTTCTCCCTTATCGATCCGCCTCCCCTTATACCACTCGTTCCCTAGAGATCCGCTGGGCCTGTCTACAGATCTGATCTTTCCGTAGGCGAGTAGCCACGTTCCACGTGTTCTTGGTCAAACGGAAGATGACCCCTCGAATGCGAGATTCGTGTAGGTCGTGTTCGCCTGCGGAAACTGCGAAATGTATGGCTCCGTTCTGATTCTGTCTGTTCACGATTGTTTGGGTCAAGGATCCGTGAAGGCTCGGTAGGGGATTTTATCTGGCGAAATGGTCGTCTAAATTGGATTCTGGAACGCCTCTCTGATAAACGATTGAGATTTCTTATTGGGTTGTGTAATGCCATGATTCAATCATGGCGTCGCTCtcgtttttttgttgttgtgtcaGTATTCAAGATTTGGGTGCACGTTCTTAGGTTATGGATGCGAAAACGTAAAGCTCCCTTTGGATTCACAATTATAGGAGTATCAATAACGATACAATTTGATGCGCTTGCTCTGCAAACGTTGTGGCATTATGTTTGGCTGTGCTTTCACGCTACCAACTGTGGGTCATGTATTATTCTCATGATTTGGGTTTAGCTAATCCCGTAAAATTAGTTTCTCTGAAAAGATTATGTCTGATCTGTGCTCTGTTTCTACCAATTGTCCATCATGAATGTCTTGGTGCAAATTTACTGGTTTAATGTTCTATATCTATGCTAAAATTTGTGATATTCGATTTGTGCTTTGACGCTACCAGTTGTGATCGTGCATATTCTGCTCTTAGGTTTTGTTTAGATAATTTGGTAATTGTAATGTGTATGAAATTACTGGTTTATAATGTTTAAAACATGGTTTTGTTCATTCTGTTCCACTTCTCTCACATAAATTTCAACTGCtggtgaaattatttttctagatGATATATACTTGCTATATTTGACTTTCAGATTGCACCATTTTTTTAAAAGTATCAAAGCACTGTTCAGCTGTCTGTACAATATTTATGTTAATCAGATTGTTGCGTTGTTGCATTTTGAACTTCCAGGGAGATTGCTATTCTTGGTGCACGGTCCGTCTCCACACAAATTGGTTAGGATTTTCATTCTAGCCCTTCTCTTATATTGCCTTTATGAAATGATGTCGTATTTATTAATCTTTAATAACGATCTTCAGTAAGGACCCGCATGAAGAGTGTCAAGAACATCCAAAAGATTACAAAAGCAATGAAGATGGTTGCAGCTTCAAAGCTTCGAGCTGTTCAAACAAGAACAGAGAATTCACGTGGTTTATGGCAGCCATTCACAGCTCTTCTCGGGGATGCACCTAGTATGTATAAGCCATCTTGTCATATCTGATACAATGTTTATTGTAGCATCTTATCCAATTTCCTTATTTCTCCTGTCCATTGTTGGGCATCCCTTTTAATTTCATTTTTGTTTATTGGTCTGTCTGCGTGTTTGTGGGTGGTTCCAGCATGTTATGCTTATGTTAGCATGCAACATATATATCTTAATCATTAGATGGTTGCACTTGTACTGATGTTATCTTGGTTTCTTAATCATGTATTCTAGTAATTAAAACTTAGATATCTAGCACATGTATTCTAGTAATTAAAACGCACCAGAGATCTCCTAGTTTCTCATTCTAATAACGCATTTATTAATTCAGTGACCCACAGTTTCTTAATGAAAACTGTATATCATTGTGGTAAGAAACAAACTTATCAGATCCTCTCTCTTacgcccccctccccccccccctcccctcccccccAAGAGGATGGCTTTCCTAGATAGGATATATCTATATCTATTGATTTCTTAATCATTCAAGGATATAATCCTTGAGTTTTCTTTGTTTGGCTGTTAACATATTTGATGCAAACACCAGGTGTTGATGTCAAGAAGAATGTTATTGTTGCCATTACATCTGACAAGGGTCTCTGTGGTGGTATCAACTCTACATCAGTTAAAGTCAGCAAAGCACTTCTGAAGATGACTTCTGGTAATGTGGTTCATGATTATTTGTCATCATTTATATCTGGTTCATGATCAAAACAGTTTGCTTATATATCTAGTTATTATCAGGTCCAGAGAAAGAAACCAAGTATGTCATATTAGGAGAAAAGGGGAAAGTTCAACTCATTCGTGACTCCAGGAAGCATATTGAAATGACAGTATCTGAGTTACAGAAGAACCCTATTAACTATACACAGGTAAAATTATTTTGCTGTGCTTTTTATTTCCATTACACATACATCGTGAATTGCAATGTTATTCTTTCATTCCTATGTGAGTGACTCCTAATAAGACGTACAACCAAAGCAGCAAACTACTGTGTTCACTGCCACCCTGATAAATGAAAGCATCAGAGTACTATATTTTACAGCTAACCTGAGTAAACAATGTTTCACATGTTTTTTAAAGTTCTGTAGCATATCAAAGGTGTCGTACTAGTACCTTCTTAATTACATGCAGCATACCTATCTAGGAGTTTCTTTTCTGCAGTTTCATTTAATGCAGACTTTCTGGGTTGGAGCAATTTAGACGTCAGTGTGTACTTACCTATGCTCATTATAACATTTTCTTCAtcactattttcttcaaaagaatcatACTACGGAGTACTTTGCAAAGCAGCTGTGTCATTTTACTGAACATAATTTTATTTACACTTTTTACCAAGCATGTGTTAGCATGTCAAGAGGTTCACATTTATTTGATTGCATTATGAGGGTTTCATTAAAGCGTTATTTTTACGTTAACTAGTTCCACTCTGTTTGAAAATATAAGGCACGCATGTTCCGCAGAAGTGATCTTCTACTAACATGTAGTTCAACAGGTTTGAATTATTTCATATGCAAAATTGGTACTGTTGGAAAGTGCATTTACATGTGAAACCAATGGTGTCAATTATGAATCGCATAATTGTTGATCAAAGATATATCTTGAAACTGTGTCTGCCTTGTATCTTTGGATGTATGGAGTATCTAATTCTGGAACCAATGGGTAGTGTATATGTTCTCGATGAGATTAAAATCATTGTTTCAATGGTTTTTCAGGTTGCAGTATTGGCAGATGATATCTTGAAAAATGTGGAATATGATGCTATAAGAGTTGTTTTTAACAAGTTTCAGTCGGTCATATCATTTCAGCCCACAATGGCCACAATTCTGTCCCCAGAGGTGAGTCCTTGTTCTTGAGGCATATGAATTTGCGCTTCCATGGCCTATACCCGGTTAAATTAGCTACTTACTAAATTCGTGTTGGCTCCAATTCTTCTTTACCTGGTAGGTTATGGAGAAAGAATCAGAATCTGGTGGGAAGGTTGGTGACCTGGACTCATATGAAATTGAAGGAGGTGAAACAAAATCAGAAATTCTGCAGAATCTTACCGAATTTCAGTTTTCCTGCGTAAGTCACATTTCATCGCTTAAACCTTGACCCTTTGTAGTTTTCTTAGTTTCTGGGGATGAATTGCATAGAGTTGTTCCCTCCAAATCAAGTTataatttttttctttctattttaaacATTTCTTTGATAGCACAAAATAATGATATTTGGTTGAAATTCTGCTGCCAGGATCATGTGCTAATTGTGTTGAGTTTGTGCTCTTGGCAGGTTATGTATAATGCTGTTCTAGAGAATGGATGTAGTGAGCTTGGTGCCCGGATGTCTGCTATGGACAGCTCGAGCAGAAATGCTGGTGAAATGCTTGATCGTCTTACACTGACATACAACAGGTCTGTCCCTCCTCCTTTTTCCCATCAGATCTTCAGTGCATGGGTACATTAATCTAAGTTGAAGTATACTGGACGCATCAAACACCAAACATGACTGTAAAACAGGGCTGATTCACTCCAATTTTATCTGCCTGCAGGACACGTCAAGCATCTATCACTACAGAGCTCACTGAGATCATATCGGGTGCCTCTGCCCTTGAGGGATGATGATGAAACTTTTGCGCAtcatctttttcattttcttgttccaaCGAAGGCCGCTTATAATCTTAGACACCCTTTCATTTTCCCTAGTGAATGGACCATGGTGCTAAGTTACAATAATTAGCCTGATCACTGGACAGTGCTGTGCATACATGCTTTCTTGCTATCAACCTTGTTTTGTATTGTCCAAAGTTCCAGCATATGCTGAAGTATGGGTGGTAAGATTTGCCTGTCATGC from Lolium rigidum isolate FL_2022 chromosome 4, APGP_CSIRO_Lrig_0.1, whole genome shotgun sequence encodes the following:
- the LOC124650091 gene encoding ATP synthase subunit gamma, mitochondrial-like — encoded protein: MAMLAAALRRRGSQAILSAPSKVASMAAGYPAAPQPEIAILGARSVSTQIVRTRMKSVKNIQKITKAMKMVAASKLRAVQTRTENSRGLWQPFTALLGDAPSVDVKKNVIVAITSDKGLCGGINSTSVKVSKALLKMTSGPEKETKYVILGEKGKVQLIRDSRKHIEMTVSELQKNPINYTQVAVLADDILKNVEYDAIRVVFNKFQSVISFQPTMATILSPEVMEKESESGGKVGDLDSYEIEGGETKSEILQNLTEFQFSCVMYNAVLENGCSELGARMSAMDSSSRNAGEMLDRLTLTYNRTRQASITTELTEIISGASALEG